One genomic window of Gossypium hirsutum isolate 1008001.06 chromosome D11, Gossypium_hirsutum_v2.1, whole genome shotgun sequence includes the following:
- the LOC107927282 gene encoding F-box/LRR-repeat protein 3 isoform X1 has protein sequence MLSFQSSKNVLSLTEDLLVRIYELLAAESDRKSFRLVCREFRRIDTLTRRHLRVIRIEFLPILLRKYPRLQSLDLSACPRIDDGVVSLLLTRVGPGSNSPILGHWAWGLKSLVLSRATGLRFSGLEMLARACPCLESVDVSYCCGFGDREAAALSSAVGLRELNMDKCLQLTDVGLAKIAVGCSKLEKLSLKWCMEMTDLGIDLLCKKCVDLKYLDVSYLKVTNESLHSIASLLKLEVLGLMACPLIDDVGLQFIERGCPSLKVIDVSRCEGVSSSGLIFVVRGHRNLLELNAGYCLSQELSTALLHQMKNLNHLEVIRIDGARIFETSFQVISANCKSLVEIGLSKCLGVTNIGIMRLVSACINLRVLNLTCCHSITDAAISAIAYSCRSLVCLKVESCNMITEKGLCQLGSFCLLLEEIDLTDCCGVNDKGLEYLSRCSELSCLKLGLCTNISNKGLSYIGFNCLKIHELDLYRCTGIGDDGLEALSNGCKKLRKLNLSYCNEVSDRGLGYIGRLEELSDLEMRALHKITGVGLEAVAVGCKRLADLDMKHCEKVGDSGFWALAYYSKNLRQINLSYCGISDMALCMVMGNLSRLQEAKLVHLSNCTVEGVELALRACCVRIKKVKLFAPLRFMLSSEILEILHARGCIIRWD, from the exons ATGTTGTCGTTTCAATCGAGCAAGAACGTCCTTAGCTTAACAGAAGATCTACTTGTCCGGATCTACGAATTGCTGGCCGCCGAGTCGGATCGGAAATCGTTTCGGCTCGTTTGCAGAGAGTTTCGTCGAATTGACACACTGACTCGGAGGCATCTTCGGGTAATACGAATCGAGTTCTTGCCGATTCTTCTCCGTAAGTACCCTCGGCTACAATCCCTCGACCTCTCCGCTTGTCCCCGCATTGACGACGGGGTTGTTTCCTTGCTCTTAACTCGGGTTGGTCCGGGTTCGAATTCACCGATTTTAGGTCATTGGGCTTGGGGACTGAAGAGTCTAGTGCTGAGCCGAGCGACGGGGCTGAGGTTCTCGGGGTTGGAGATGTTGGCACGTGCATGTCCGTGTTTGGAGAGCGTTGACGTGTCGTATTGTTGTGGGTTTGGAGACAGGGAAGCAGCTGCCTTGTCCTCTGCCGTTGGGTTGAGGGAGTTAAACATGGATAAGTGCTTGCAATTGACCGATGTCGGATTGGCGAAGATCGCCGTCGGGTGTTCGAAGTTGGAGAAATTGAGCTTGAAATGGTGTATGGAGATGACTGATTTGGGTATCGATCTTTTGTGTAAGAAATGCGTTGATTTGAAGTATCTTGATGTGTCCTATCTCAag GTGACAAATGAATCACTTCATTCTATTGCTTCTCTGCTGAAACTGGAGGTTTTGGGTTTAATGGCGTGTCCTTTAATAGATGATGTTGGATTACAGTTTATCGAGCGTGGATGCCCGTCACTAAAG GTGATTGATGTATCAAGGTGCGAAGGTGTGAGTTCATCTGGTTTAATCTTTGTTGTCAGAGGCCATCGTAACCTTCTTGAGCTTAATGCAGGTTATTGTCTTTCA CAGGAGCTTTCTACAGCCCTTCTGCATCAGATGAAGAACTTAAATCACCTCGAAGTGATCAGAATTGACGGGGCTAGAATTTTTGAGACTAGTTTCCAAGTCATTAGTGCCAATTGCAAGTCATTGGTAGAAATCGGGCTCAGCAAATGTTTGGGGGTGACCAACATTGGCATAATGAGACTTGTATCTGCCTGCATTAATTTAAGAGTCCTGAATCTAACTTGCTGCCATTCCATTACTGATGCTGCAATTTCTGCCATAGCTTACTCATGCAGAAGCCTTGTGTGCCTGAAAGTAGAGTCTTGTAATATGATTACCGAGAAGGGTCTTTGTCAGCTCGGATCCTTTTGCTTGCTACTGGAGGAGATTGATCTGACAGATTGTTGCGGTGTAAATGACAAAG GATTGGAATACTTGTCTAGATGTTCTGAACTATCATGCTTGAAACTAGGGCTTTGCACAAACATATCAAACAAAGGACTATCTTACATCGGTTTTAACTGTTTGAAGATTCATGAACTAGATCTGTACCG GTGCACTGGTATTGGTGATGATGGTTTGGAGGCTCTATCCAATGGTTGCAAGAAGTTGAGGAAGCTCAACTTGTCATACTGCAATGAAGTTTCTGACAGAGGGCTAGGTTATATCGGTCGTCTAGAGGAACTTTCTGATCTCGAAATGCGTGCACTTCATAAAATCACAGGTGTGGGTTTGGAAGCAGTTGCAGTTGGATGTAAGAGACTGGCAGATTTGGATATGAAACACTGTGAGAAAGTTGGTGATTCGGGCTTTTGGGCACTTGCCTATTACTCAAAGAATCTACGACAG ATAAACTTGAGCTACTGTGGCATCTCTGATATGGCATTGTGCATGGTGATGGGGAACTTGTCACGGCTGCAAGAGGCAAAGCTTGTGCACCTCAGCAATTGCACGGTCGAAGGGGTTGAGCTTGCACTTAGAGCCTGCTGTGTACGGATAAAAAAGGTCAAGCTATTTGCCCCTTTAAGGTTCATGCTTTCATCAGAGATTCTTGAAATCCTGCATGCTAGAGGTTGCATCATAAGGTGGGATTAG
- the LOC121223373 gene encoding probable pectinesterase/pectinesterase inhibitor 58, producing the protein MNVAVNGDNFFAKNIGFENSAGAAKLQAVALMVTADFSVFYNCSMDGYQDTLYVHSKRQFYRDCTVTGTIDFVFGDSASIFQNCTFLVRKPLDGQQNAVTAQGRSDVRQPTGIVLQNSRIMAASELVSLKNKYPTYLGRPWGNFSRTIIMETYIDDLVKPDGWAIWDGSWGLSTCFYAEFNNDGPGSNTTSRVKWPGIKNFSMENAVDFTPGSFFIGGDSWIRARNVPYTVGFFKNNVQQKAQ; encoded by the coding sequence ATGAATGTAGCTGTGAACGGAGACAATTTCTTTGCTAAGAACATTGGGTTCGAGAACTCCGCTGGGGCAGCCAAATTACAAGCAGTTGCATTGATGGTGACCGCCGATTTCTCCGTCTTCTACAACTGTTCCATGGATGGTTATCAAGACACACTTTACGTTCACAGCAAACGCCAATTCTACCGCGATTGCACCGTTACCGGGACCATTGATTTCGTCTTTGGTGACTCGGCTTCCATTTTCCAGAACTGCACATTCCTCGTCCGAAAACCTTTAGACGGCCAACAAAACGCCGTCACAGCGCAAGGCCGATCCGACGTTCGACAACCGACGGGAATCGTCCTCCAAAACTCCAGGATTATGGCGGCCTCCGAACTGGTCTCATTGAAGAACAAGTACCCAACGTATCTTGGCCGTCCATGGGGCAACTTCTCGAGGACAATCATCATGGAAACTTACATTGACGATTTGGTTAAACCAGATGGGTGGGCAATATGGGATGGTTCGTGGGGTTTAAGCACTTGCTTCTACGCCGAGTTCAACAACGACGGCCCTGGTTCGAACACGACGAGTCGTGTTAAATGGCCTGGGATTAAGAATTTTTCAATGGAGAATGCAGTTGACTTCACTCCTGGGAGCTTCTTCATTGGTGGTGATTCGTGGATAAGGGCTCGAAATGTACCGTACACCGTAGGGTTTTTTAAGAACAATGTGCAACAAAAAGCGCAATAG
- the LOC107927166 gene encoding protein FAM133 yields the protein MAASSSSTTSYSSSDSSSDSSSSHAKRRRHRSNRRDRDRDSLKIQKKSRSLGKRRRRKHRRHSSDSYSSHDSDSSRSYSSSDSEHESSHSKRHKKSDRQKKSKQKERSKSHRHKRQKHKLKEKQQDERSSSPVQLSKFLGRDKDEGARRSAVSGKKILLKLDKSKEDKEAESKRNELLKFLNASFD from the exons ATGGCGGCGTCGTCGTCATCGACTACTTCTTACTCTTCCTCGGATTCTTCGTCTGACTCCTCTTCCTCTCACGCCAAACGGCGCCGTCATCGCAGCAACCGTCGCGACAGAGATAGAGATTCTCTCAAAATCCAAAAGAAGAGTCGTTCGTTAGGTAAACGCCGTCGGAGGAAGCATCGCCGCCATTCTTCCGATTCTTACTCTTCCCATGACTCGGATTCCTCCag AAGTTACAGTTCATCAGATAGTGAACATGAGTCCAGTCATTCAAAGAGGCACAAGAAAAGTGACAGGCAAAAGAAG TCAAAGCAAAAAGAACGGAGCAAGAGTCATCGACATAAACGTCAAAAGCACAAACTGAAAGAG AAACAGCAGGATGAGCGAAGTAGCAGTCCTGTGCAGCTTTCTAAG TTTCTTGGGCGTGACAAGGATGAAGGTGCACGCCGTAGTGCTGTGTCTGGCAAAAAG ATTCTCTTGAAACTTGACAAGTCAAAGGAGGACAAAGAGGCTGAGAGTAAAAGAAATGAATTGTTGAAGTTCTTGAATGCTAGTTTTGATTGA
- the LOC107927283 gene encoding pectinesterase, with amino-acid sequence MALKASALCTLSIFVILFSPSFATFPNPASIFNSESICKLTPHADFCKSILPSDKFATIFDFCKVSIQQSLLNAHSFLGAIKYFLRLPSTSFLSTIRALQDCQFLAELNADFLSYTLQGIKSDGLDTFLADDLHALLSAVLTNVQTCIEGLEATPSASSIKNGLLPSVSNGTHFLSVSLALFRHGWVHGFIKSLAGRNHVFSNLVNGRDSPLPLIMSDHDRAVYESASRQKHVRADEEGKDKGVSVSQVVVVNPDGSGNFTTINEAVAAAPNNTGDSNRYFLIYVVTGVYEEYVSIPKKKQNVMMIGDGINKTIITVNRNFVDGSTTFNSATFAVVGKGFVAVNITFRNTAGPSKHQAVAVRNGADMSTFYRCSFEGYQDTLYAHSLRQFYKECDIYGTVDFIFGNAAVVLQNCNIYLRQPMPNQFNTITAQGRTDPNQNTGISIHHCVIRPADDLASSNGMTKTYLGRPWKEYSRTVYMQSFMDSLIEPPGWSEWAGKFALDTLYYAEYKNTGPGSNTGSRVQWNGYHKDISESEADKFTVSNFIDGDNWLPATGVPFHGGLF; translated from the exons ATGGCTCTCAAGGCTTCAGCTCTTTGTACCCTATCTATTTTCGTAATCCTCTTCTCTCCTTCTTTTGCTACCTTTCCTAATCCCGCCTCCATTTTCAACTCCGAATCAATTTGCAAGCTCACCCCACATGCTGATTTCTGCAAATCGATTTTACCCTCCGACAAGTTCGCTACCATTTTTGACTTCTGCAAGGTTTCGATACAACAATCGTTGTTGAATGCTCATAGCTTTCTTGGTGCTATCAAGTATTTCCTCAGACTGCCATCGACTTCGTTCCTCAGCACAATTCGGGCACTCCAGGATTGCCAGTTTCTAGCTGAGCTTAATGCAGATTTCTTGTCGTACACGCTACAAGGAATCAAATCCGACGGTCTCGACACCTTCCTGGCTGATGATCTGCATGCGTTGCTTAGTGCTGTTTTAACTAATGTGCAAACTTGTATCGAAGGGCTTGAAGCTACACCGTCGGCTTCGAGCATTAAAAATGGCCTATTGCCATCTGTTTCTAATGGAACACATTTCCTCAGTGTGTCTCTTGCACTTTTCAGGCACGGTTGGGTTCATGGATTTATCAAATCTCTAGCAGGAAGAAACCATGTGTTTTCCAATTTGGTAAATGGCAGGGACTCTCCTTTGCCTTTAATAATGTCGGACCATGATCGAGCAGTTTACGAATCCGCAAGCCGGCAGAAGCATGTTCGAGCAGATGAGGAAGGGAAAGACAAAGGGGTTTCCGTGAGTCAAGTAGTGGTTGTAAATCCTGATGGAAGTGGCAACTTCACCACTATCAACGAAGCGGTGGCCGCTGCACCGAATAATACCGGGGATAGCAACCGATACTTTTTGATTTACGTGGTCACCGGCGTCTACGAAGAGTATGTTTCCATACCTAAGAAGAAGCAGAATGTGATGATGATCGGTGACGGTATAAACAAGACAATAATCACTGTAAACCGCAACTTTGTTGATGGATCAACCACATTCAACTCTGCAACATTTG CTGTTGTTGGTAAGGGATTTGTTGCGGTCAACATTACATTTCGTAACACAGCCGGACCTAGCAAACACCAAGCTGTCGCGGTTCGAAATGGAGCCGATATGTCCACGTTCTACCGATGTAGCTTCGAAGGCTACCAAGACACTTTATATGCTCACTCCCTAAGGCAATTTTACAAAGAATGCGACATTTACGGCACAGTAGACTTCATATTCGGCAATGCAGCCGTGGTCCTCCAAAACTGCAACATATATCTTCGACAACCAATGCCAAACCAATTCAACACCATCACCGCACAAGGAAGAACCGATCCTAACCAAAACACGGGCATATCAATTCACCACTGTGTCATTAGACCCGCTGACGATCTCGCCTCGAGCAACGGGATGACAAAAACATACTTAGGAAGGCCATGGAAGGAGTATTCGAGGACTGTTTACATGCAAAGTTTCATGGACAGTCTGATCGAACCGCCAGGTTGGAGTGAATGGGCTGGGAAATTTGCCTTGGATACATTGTACTATGCTGAATACAAGAACACGGGTCCAGGGTCCAACACTGGTTCCAGGGTTCAATGGAATGGTTACCATAAGGATATAAGTGAGAGTGAAGCTGATAAATTCACTGTCTCCAACTTCATAGATGGTGATAACTGGTTGCCTGCAACAGGAGTTCCTTTTCATGGAGGATTGTTTTGA
- the LOC107927282 gene encoding F-box/LRR-repeat protein 3 isoform X2, with product MLSFQSSKNVLSLTEDLLVRIYELLAAESDRKSFRLVCREFRRIDTLTRRHLRVIRIEFLPILLRKYPRLQSLDLSACPRIDDGVVSLLLTRVGPGSNSPILGHWAWGLKSLVLSRATGLRFSGLEMLARACPCLESVDVSYCCGFGDREAAALSSAVGLRELNMDKCLQLTDVGLAKIAVGCSKLEKLSLKWCMEMTDLGIDLLCKKCVDLKYLDVSYLKVTNESLHSIASLLKLEVLGLMACPLIDDVGLQFIERGCPSLKVIDVSRCEGVSSSGLIFVVRGHRNLLELNAGYCLSELSTALLHQMKNLNHLEVIRIDGARIFETSFQVISANCKSLVEIGLSKCLGVTNIGIMRLVSACINLRVLNLTCCHSITDAAISAIAYSCRSLVCLKVESCNMITEKGLCQLGSFCLLLEEIDLTDCCGVNDKGLEYLSRCSELSCLKLGLCTNISNKGLSYIGFNCLKIHELDLYRCTGIGDDGLEALSNGCKKLRKLNLSYCNEVSDRGLGYIGRLEELSDLEMRALHKITGVGLEAVAVGCKRLADLDMKHCEKVGDSGFWALAYYSKNLRQINLSYCGISDMALCMVMGNLSRLQEAKLVHLSNCTVEGVELALRACCVRIKKVKLFAPLRFMLSSEILEILHARGCIIRWD from the exons ATGTTGTCGTTTCAATCGAGCAAGAACGTCCTTAGCTTAACAGAAGATCTACTTGTCCGGATCTACGAATTGCTGGCCGCCGAGTCGGATCGGAAATCGTTTCGGCTCGTTTGCAGAGAGTTTCGTCGAATTGACACACTGACTCGGAGGCATCTTCGGGTAATACGAATCGAGTTCTTGCCGATTCTTCTCCGTAAGTACCCTCGGCTACAATCCCTCGACCTCTCCGCTTGTCCCCGCATTGACGACGGGGTTGTTTCCTTGCTCTTAACTCGGGTTGGTCCGGGTTCGAATTCACCGATTTTAGGTCATTGGGCTTGGGGACTGAAGAGTCTAGTGCTGAGCCGAGCGACGGGGCTGAGGTTCTCGGGGTTGGAGATGTTGGCACGTGCATGTCCGTGTTTGGAGAGCGTTGACGTGTCGTATTGTTGTGGGTTTGGAGACAGGGAAGCAGCTGCCTTGTCCTCTGCCGTTGGGTTGAGGGAGTTAAACATGGATAAGTGCTTGCAATTGACCGATGTCGGATTGGCGAAGATCGCCGTCGGGTGTTCGAAGTTGGAGAAATTGAGCTTGAAATGGTGTATGGAGATGACTGATTTGGGTATCGATCTTTTGTGTAAGAAATGCGTTGATTTGAAGTATCTTGATGTGTCCTATCTCAag GTGACAAATGAATCACTTCATTCTATTGCTTCTCTGCTGAAACTGGAGGTTTTGGGTTTAATGGCGTGTCCTTTAATAGATGATGTTGGATTACAGTTTATCGAGCGTGGATGCCCGTCACTAAAG GTGATTGATGTATCAAGGTGCGAAGGTGTGAGTTCATCTGGTTTAATCTTTGTTGTCAGAGGCCATCGTAACCTTCTTGAGCTTAATGCAGGTTATTGTCTTTCA GAGCTTTCTACAGCCCTTCTGCATCAGATGAAGAACTTAAATCACCTCGAAGTGATCAGAATTGACGGGGCTAGAATTTTTGAGACTAGTTTCCAAGTCATTAGTGCCAATTGCAAGTCATTGGTAGAAATCGGGCTCAGCAAATGTTTGGGGGTGACCAACATTGGCATAATGAGACTTGTATCTGCCTGCATTAATTTAAGAGTCCTGAATCTAACTTGCTGCCATTCCATTACTGATGCTGCAATTTCTGCCATAGCTTACTCATGCAGAAGCCTTGTGTGCCTGAAAGTAGAGTCTTGTAATATGATTACCGAGAAGGGTCTTTGTCAGCTCGGATCCTTTTGCTTGCTACTGGAGGAGATTGATCTGACAGATTGTTGCGGTGTAAATGACAAAG GATTGGAATACTTGTCTAGATGTTCTGAACTATCATGCTTGAAACTAGGGCTTTGCACAAACATATCAAACAAAGGACTATCTTACATCGGTTTTAACTGTTTGAAGATTCATGAACTAGATCTGTACCG GTGCACTGGTATTGGTGATGATGGTTTGGAGGCTCTATCCAATGGTTGCAAGAAGTTGAGGAAGCTCAACTTGTCATACTGCAATGAAGTTTCTGACAGAGGGCTAGGTTATATCGGTCGTCTAGAGGAACTTTCTGATCTCGAAATGCGTGCACTTCATAAAATCACAGGTGTGGGTTTGGAAGCAGTTGCAGTTGGATGTAAGAGACTGGCAGATTTGGATATGAAACACTGTGAGAAAGTTGGTGATTCGGGCTTTTGGGCACTTGCCTATTACTCAAAGAATCTACGACAG ATAAACTTGAGCTACTGTGGCATCTCTGATATGGCATTGTGCATGGTGATGGGGAACTTGTCACGGCTGCAAGAGGCAAAGCTTGTGCACCTCAGCAATTGCACGGTCGAAGGGGTTGAGCTTGCACTTAGAGCCTGCTGTGTACGGATAAAAAAGGTCAAGCTATTTGCCCCTTTAAGGTTCATGCTTTCATCAGAGATTCTTGAAATCCTGCATGCTAGAGGTTGCATCATAAGGTGGGATTAG
- the LOC107927221 gene encoding probable pectinesterase/pectinesterase inhibitor 21: MSDDPQRAKRITIIAVCSCLLVAMVIVVAVGVNIDDDNSNEKNDKDNKNSRAYVSKKAIESICQPTDFKKTCEEEIGAEAGNATDTNDLIQAAFKAAMKFVSRAAQNSTTLRNLQKDPRTKKALDICIQLMTYSINELQKSFNKIDRFELPMLHEILADIRIWLSATITNQETCIEGFKNTTTDAGEKMKKALNISMQLSRNGLAIVTELSKGFHELNVEGRQRRRRLLGKKEVTVIGGKPKSDLSSIFSRRLLQAIQDTQNGVKADVVVAKDGSGGFNNIKDAINRIPLNATKPFVIYIKEGVYEENLEFGHRMINVMLIGDGKEKTRITGHVNNADGIPTFRTATVGMIMN; encoded by the coding sequence ATGTCAGATGATCCACAGAGGGCGAAGAGAATCACAATCATCGCGGTTTGTTCTTGCCTGTTGGTGGCGATGGTGATCGTCGTGGCCGTCGGCGTTAACATCGACGATGACAACTCCAACGAAAAAAACGACAAAGATAATAAAAACTCCCGCGCATATGTTTCAAAGAAAGCAATCGAATCCATTTGCCAGCCAACGGATTTCAAGAAAACATGCGAGGAGGAAATCGGGGCCGAGGCCGGCAATGCCACTGATACCAATGACCTTATCCAAGCGGCGTTCAAGGCCGCGATGAAGTTCGTGTCTCGAGCTGCACAGAACTCGACTACCTTGAGAAACCTTCAGAAAGATCCGAGAACGAAGAAAGCACTAGACATATGCATACAACTAATGACTTATTCGATAAACGAATTACAAAAATCATTCAACAAAATCGATCGATTCGAATTACCGATGCTCCATGAAATTTTGGCCGATATAAGGATTTGGCTAAGTGCTACAATCACCAACCAAGAGACTTGCATTGAAGGATTCAAGAATACAACGACAGACGCTGGAGAGAAAATGAAGAAGGCATTGAACATCTCCATGCAACTAAGCCGAAATGGCCTCGCCATCGTCACCGAGTTGTCAAAAGGGTTTCATGAATTAAACGTTGAGGGTCGTCAACGCCGCCGACGCCTACTAGGCAAAAAGGAAGTTACGGTTATCGGTGGGAAACCGAAGTCCGATTTGAGTTCGATATTTAGCCGTCGGCTACTCCAAGCGATCCAAGATACTCAAAACGGGGTGAAGGCTGATGTTGTTGTGGCTAAGGACGGTAGTGGGGGTTTTAACAACATTAAAGATGCAATAAACCGTATACCCTTGAATGCTACAAAGccttttgttatatatataaaggaGGGAGTTTATGAGGAGAATCTGGAATTTGGTCATAGGATGATCAATGTGATGCTAATCGGAGATGGTAAAGAGAAAACCCGAATTACAGGTCACGTCAACAATGCTGATGGTATTCCCACTTTCAGGACTGCTACAGTTGGTATGATCATGAATTAA